CCGACCTCTTCGGCACCCGCCGTCTTGACCTCTTCCGCGAGGCCCACGAGGGGGCTCGCgccatgctcgtcgtcaccgacctGCGCATGCGCGCCTGGGGCTACATGACGCCCACCTACATGATCCTCAGCCTGAACGAGAAccgcgacaaggacaagttCTCAGGCCTGTCCATCCGCAAGgacctcaacgccatcaaGGAGTACGAGCGCTTCGCCAAGACGACGCTGCTCCACGACCGCGCCAAGGGCGAGACGTTTCCCTTTGGCCGGCCCGACATGCTGCAGCTGTTGCGCCGCACCAGCAACTTCCTCGCCAcgcagcccgtcgacagGCTATacgccctgctcggcctcgccggcaccgacCACATCAAGCCCGTCTACtcggagcagcagacgctCAACGTGGTCGCCACCAAGTTTGCCGCCCACTTCATGACGACAGGATCGCTGTCCGAGGTGCTGTCTACGGCGGGCGTCAGGTCTGCGACGCCGTCCCCCAACGACCCGCCGTCTTGGGTGCCAAACTGGACAAAGATGACGTACTCGCAGGACATGCAAATCGGCTTCAATCGGCTGGCGGATATCCAGGACAAAGACGACAGGGAGAAGGACAACGGCGCAGAGCAGCCGGCAGCAGGAGACGAGGCAACTGTCAGGGAAGGCGAGAAACcgaccgaggaggcgcagcCAAGGGAAAAGGACAGCGAACGACTGTATTCGGCGTCGGGCGCTTTGCCGCAGGTCTTCCACATCAATGAACTCGAGGCGTCGCTCACCATCAAGGTCACACCGGTCGACCGCgttgtcctcgtcctgcCGGGTCAGCTGTGCCTGGGAACGCCCATGTACCTGTACATGGCCCAGAAGCTCGGCCCGGTGTATGCCGACGGCCAACCCATCGAAGAGGCCTTTTGGCGAACGCTTATCGGCAACCGTACCTGGAACGGTCTGGCTGTGCCGGACCGATACGCCGCGCAGTACGTGAACCTCAAGCGGCACGAGACGGGCCTCCTCGCGCGGGCGATGCTGTTGCTCGTAATCGTGGCCTTGATTGCGCTGCCCTTTGTGACTATCGCTATCCGCTGCATTCCGTTCACCGGCCACGTGGGCCTcgtgacggccgccgtggcctgGAAGGTCTCCACGGTATccggcgtcgtcttgcccGGCATCGTGTACCTCACCCTCTTGCCGCTGTTCCGCTGGCTCTGGATCACCGCGCTGGTGCCCTTGCTGGTTGTGATCGCCTGGTACCTGGCGGCCAAGGTGTacccgctcctcgtcctcgatgccctcaaGTACATTggcgtcaccaccgccgccagcatcggGTCGGTGCCCGAGGACTGCACCGAGTACCTGACGAGCTTCATGGTGATGGGCAACAGGTACAACCTGTGCTTCACCGAGGGGAGGCTCatggggctgctgccgctgctgacCAAGGAGGGCGACATTGTGGTCATTGTGCACGGGTGCCACGCGCCGTTTGTGGTGAGGCCGACGCGACGCCAAGGATACTACAAGCTCGTGGGCGAGTGCTACGTGCACGGGGTCATGAatggcgagctggcggcgagcgagtcgATCGACATTGTCCTGTGTTAGCACGTCACCGTCGAACCCACGGCGATGCGTCCATGCCGTAGTCATTCTGCCAACACGTCAGCGGGCCTGCTCGCTGCTCGCCTGCGCGCTGTGCCGTCACTCACCTCGTAAAGCTAGCGTTAcacgccgatgccgtcaaCAGACGTGTGCATCGGCTCATTCCCCATCCTTTGCGTcggggctgcggctgcggctccgtCCCCGGCGATTCCTGCCTCCACGTCCCTTGCCCGGGGGCGGTCTCACAAACGCAAAGTCGACCTGCACCGTCTGGTCCAGCAATTTCGTgtcgtgc
This region of Purpureocillium takamizusanense chromosome 9, complete sequence genomic DNA includes:
- a CDS encoding uncharacterized protein (EggNog:ENOG503NZ8K~TransMembrane:3 (o601-624i636-660o666-684i)~COG:S); translated protein: MRDYEYQPLGPGEIRLLRLEAARPDEPLSGTILHHRLRNPVYRPRAEEGDADGGYLEHALAYEAISYHWGADNQTPFDVVIDHGSVIRITASLHTILRRLVLPDGPRVLWADAICINQVTSADNREKGEQIQMMPDIYRIASCVQVYLGPGADDVALALDFIRSIADYSEYLDTSQHDDGETATALAQQRGFVLPPVGDPRWPALRAFLRRPWFRRVWIIQEFVYATDVAVTCGDHDIDWHLLWLCAKAYADNRQLIYTGYSPDLFGTRRLDLFREAHEGARAMLVVTDLRMRAWGYMTPTYMILSLNENRDKDKFSGLSIRKDLNAIKEYERFAKTTLLHDRAKGETFPFGRPDMLQLLRRTSNFLATQPVDRLYALLGLAGTDHIKPVYSEQQTLNVVATKFAAHFMTTGSLSEVLSTAGVRSATPSPNDPPSWVPNWTKMTYSQDMQIGFNRLADIQDKDDREKDNGAEQPAAGDEATVREGEKPTEEAQPREKDSERLYSASGALPQVFHINELEASLTIKVTPVDRVVLVLPGQLCLGTPMYLYMAQKLGPVYADGQPIEEAFWRTLIGNRTWNGLAVPDRYAAQYVNLKRHETGLLARAMLLLVIVALIALPFVTIAIRCIPFTGHVGLVTAAVAWKVSTVSGVVLPGIVYLTLLPLFRWLWITALVPLLVVIAWYLAAKVYPLLVLDALKYIGVTTAASIGSVPEDCTEYLTSFMVMGNRYNLCFTEGRLMGLLPLLTKEGDIVVIVHGCHAPFVVRPTRRQGYYKLVGECYVHGVMNGELAASESIDIVLC